A genome region from Cutaneotrichosporon cavernicola HIS019 DNA, chromosome: 5 includes the following:
- the GAL10 gene encoding uncharacterized protein (Galactose metabolism-related protein) → MSSNNTQLKRVLVTGGLGYIGSHVVLSLLLSGRYLPIVIDNCHNAFPEAVNRCAEIARDEMGPNAPQPIFHKADMRNPAEIDAVFEQYKADGGIWGVVHLAALKAVGESSELPLSYYQVNVGGSVSLLQSMAKYGCNSFVFSSSATVYGTPEVIPIPETSRVHAESAYGRTKAMVEDVIQDVCRSGTMEEPRKEPLKAVSVRYFNPAGAHPSGKLGEEPRGKPGNLLPLLAQMAVGREKSDLQVFGNDYPGSPDGTCVRDYLHIMDLAQGHVLSLDAIAVPADQPNIFDKCDPRTDGYFRAFNLGRGKGQSVLTMIEAMRKATGFDYKYEIVGRRMGDVPDLTADPALAEKELGFLAKRDLPEMCRDLWNFQTKNPNGYEPTTTANAA, encoded by the exons ATGTCTTCCAACAACACTCAGCTCAAG CGCGTGCTCGTGACCGGTGGACTCGGGTACATTGGCTCGCATGTCGtcctctcccttctcctctcTGGGCGCTACCTTCCCATCGTCATTGACAACTGTCACAATGCGTTCCCCGAGGCCGTGAACCGCTGCGCCGAGATTGCTCGCGACGAGATGGG cccCAACGCACCCCAGCCCATCTTCCACAAGGCCGACATGCGCAACCctgccgagatcgacgCCGTCTTTGAGCAGTACAAGGCGGACGGCGGGATCTGGGGCGTTGTTCACCTCGCTGCCCTCAAGGCGGTCGGCGAGTCCAGCGAGCTCCCCCTCTCGTACTACCAGGTCAACGTCGGCGGCTCCGTGTCGCTCCTCCAG tccATGGCCAAGTACGGTTGCAACTCGTTTGTCTtttcctcgtcggccaccGTGTACGGCACTCCGGAGGTCATTCCCATTCCCGAAACGTCGCGTGTGCACGCCGAGTCTGCGTACGGACGGACAAAGGCCAtggtcgaggacgtgaTCCAGGACGTGTGCCGCTCCGGCACAATGGAGGAGCCTCGCAAGGAGCCACTTAAGGCCGTCTCGGTCCGCTACTTCAA cccCGCTGGTGCTCACCCCTccggcaagctcggcgaggagccgCGCGGTAAGCCCGGAAACCTTCTCCCCCTGCTTGCGCAGATGGCTGTCGGACGCGAGAAGTCGGACCTCCAGGTCTTTGGCAACGACTACCCCGGTTCGCCGGACGGCACGTGTGTGCGTGACTACCTGCACATCATGGATTTGGCACAGGGCCACGTGCTTTCGCTGGACGCCATCGCTGTGCCTGCCGACCAGCCCAACATCTTTGACAAGTGCGACCCCCGCACCGACGGCTACTTCCGCGCCTTTAACCTCGGCCGTGGCAAGGGCCAGTCTGTCCTCACCATGATCGAGGCGATGCGCAAGGCCACCGGCTTTGATTACAAGTACGAGATTGTCGGCCGCCGCATGGGCGATGTCCCGGACCTCACGGCCGAccccgcgctcgccgagaaggagctgggcttcctcgccaagcgtgACCTCCCAGAGATGTGCCGCGACCTCTGGAACTTCCAGACCAAGAACCCCAACGGGTACGagcccaccaccaccgccaacGCTGCCTAA